A stretch of the Tautonia marina genome encodes the following:
- the dusB gene encoding tRNA dihydrouridine synthase DusB, giving the protein MSAIAPSARPDHSRPLPAPPARAKEALTIGSVTVPTRFFLSPLAGYTALAYRLTVRELGGLGLATTDLVNARSLIEKRAKAFDLAATCGEDQPASIQIYGATAWEMIEATKIVSDLGPSIIDINMGCPVRKVVKCGGGSALMCDSEGAKRLVGAVVEHSPVPVTVKMRLGWDQQNPTAPELARLFESIGVAAVIVHGRTRAQGFSGSVDREGIARVVEAVDRMPIIGNGDIRTLVDAEAMFRETGCAAISIGRGSLSNPFLFRQLLHWAEHGTAGPEPGFEDRLDVMVRHFHRLVETRGEHLACLQFRKVLKWYSYAIRPPKELYLQLVNLPSVAVFDTVVSQIRAAGPSTPLPSQFEPRVPTPKGPIDKW; this is encoded by the coding sequence GTGTCCGCGATTGCTCCGAGTGCCCGACCTGATCATTCCCGACCGCTCCCGGCCCCCCCTGCGCGGGCGAAGGAGGCGCTGACGATCGGCTCGGTGACGGTCCCAACCCGCTTTTTTCTCTCACCGCTGGCCGGGTACACGGCCTTGGCGTATCGCCTGACCGTCCGCGAGCTGGGGGGCCTGGGCCTGGCGACGACCGACCTGGTGAACGCACGGTCGCTAATCGAGAAGCGAGCCAAGGCGTTCGACCTGGCCGCGACCTGCGGGGAGGACCAGCCGGCGTCGATCCAGATTTATGGGGCGACGGCGTGGGAGATGATCGAGGCGACGAAGATCGTGAGCGACCTCGGGCCGTCGATCATCGACATCAACATGGGTTGCCCCGTGCGCAAGGTGGTGAAGTGCGGCGGCGGCTCGGCCTTGATGTGCGACAGCGAGGGGGCGAAGCGGCTGGTCGGTGCGGTGGTCGAGCATTCGCCGGTGCCGGTGACGGTGAAGATGCGGCTGGGGTGGGACCAGCAGAACCCGACCGCGCCGGAGCTGGCGAGGCTGTTCGAGTCGATCGGCGTGGCGGCGGTGATCGTGCATGGAAGAACGAGGGCGCAGGGGTTCAGCGGGTCGGTCGATCGCGAGGGGATTGCCCGGGTGGTCGAGGCGGTCGATCGCATGCCGATCATCGGAAATGGTGATATTCGCACCCTGGTGGATGCCGAGGCGATGTTCCGCGAGACCGGCTGTGCGGCCATCTCGATCGGCAGGGGGTCGCTCTCGAATCCGTTCCTGTTCCGTCAGTTGTTGCACTGGGCCGAGCACGGCACCGCCGGGCCGGAGCCGGGGTTCGAGGATCGTCTTGATGTGATGGTCCGCCACTTCCACCGCCTGGTTGAGACGCGAGGTGAGCACCTGGCCTGCCTCCAGTTCCGCAAGGTGTTGAAGTGGTACAGCTACGCGATCCGACCGCCGAAGGAGCTGTATCTGCAGCTCGTCAACCTGCCGAGCGTCGCCGTGTTCGACACGGTCGTCTCCCAGATCCGCGCCGCCGGGCCGAGCACCCCCCTGCCCTCGCAATTCGAGCCCCGCGTGCCGACGCCAAAGGGGCCGATCGACAAGTGGTGA